One region of Myxocyprinus asiaticus isolate MX2 ecotype Aquarium Trade chromosome 38, UBuf_Myxa_2, whole genome shotgun sequence genomic DNA includes:
- the LOC127428905 gene encoding neuronal PAS domain-containing protein 4B-like isoform X2: MYRSTKGASKARRDQINAEIRNLKDLLPISDADKARLSYLHIMSLACIYTRKSVFFSQAARHDVSASPLSLPELSELVHTLPGYLLLLTSEGKLLYLSDNVAEHLGHSMVDLVAQSDNVYDIIDPADHFIMRGNLVPVTTTDTDRLFRCRFSTSKFVRRQGSGNKLTLVRARCLPPPFHASSYWTSNPVWVCFCYPLESHVPHLSSASNPLPTPPAEQSFLLACFQSQHSRDMRIHAAQDSISMYLGYGIETLRSRSWYSLIHPRDLSHASAQHCALLHEGGERQVEMVVQVEAADHSWVWLYIVLHLETGEYPINSHNYVISESEAWSVRQQLYSEQNQLALLYQEASQCSDPLSSPDQVFTPSSSGLSSQSFDFSFTTSGRSSSEELTSASGPSSMALGPDPLQGFSQDGESHLQLHGSHQMWLEETREQPNRSSMPVSPEHLTNMNNIPSISSVPQTHAVPPPLPPFKSPKRQSSEEYICTPPYTPRLGGGSFMFGDEPFKSDHSKVGIGAAGQMRPSMTSTNHPASMSAGVGSTVPVQHCRKRLYETLPPTPDSPGSDECIIMALPEIRGPLYVDVPHFPFHGPLEGLLTPEASPTKQPRFSLFPQVKDNERERMEISLLAQYISTLAEGFCHDHPQGKSAPPNHEFTHNPTACFEGPNCSLSHIDVSMFEEKAVDGVPLPNLSSTSPIPPSSSSLSYTQCSPPALISCSSPVHTQEVSLIGVHHLCSVQSTYCNCRAEGGLQEAERTDEGKAFTESVMDTEMMSPVMSFTVPASPGSASAPGLPALTPALPCAQSLLEELVTMEPVFGAAAPMSPAMRQQAELYQLPHQDGHQIFYQDGTSDHMF, from the exons CGGCACGTCATGATGTGAGCGCGAGCCCCCTGTCTTTGCCGGAACTCTCGGAGCTCGTGCACACGTTACCGGGATATCTGCTCTTGCTGACTAGTGAAGGAAAACTCCTGTATCTTTCGGACAACGTCGCAGAGCACCTCGGCCATTCCATG GTGGATCTGGTCGCTCAGAGTGATAACGTGTACGACATTATAGACCCAGCCGACCACTTTATCATGAGAGGCAATCTTGTGCCAGTCACCACAACTGATACAG ACCGCCTCTTTCGTTGCCGATTCAGCACTTCAAAGTTTGTGAGGAGGCAGGGATCAGGGAACAAACTGACACTGGTACGAGCGCGCTGCCTGCCACCTCCCTTCCACGCTTCCTCCTACTGGACCTCCAACCCAGTGTGGGTGTGTTTTTGCTACCCCCTGGAGTCCCATGTCCCACACCTTTCTTCAGCCAGTAACCCTCTTCCCACCCCACCTGCTGAGCAATCGTTCCTCCTGGCCTGTTTCCAGTCACAGCACAGCAGAGACATGAGAATCCATGCAGCTCAGGACAG TATAAGCATGTACCTTGGTTATGGCATAGAGACTCTGCGCTCCCGCTCGTGGTACAGTCTGATTCATCCTCGCGATCTCTCCCATGCATCTGCACAGCACTGCGCCTTAT TGCATGAGGGTGGTGAGAGGCAGGTGGAGATGGTGGTCCAGGTAGAGGCAGCTGACCACTCATGGGTCTGGCTTTACATTGTTCTTCATCTGGAGACTGGAGAATATCCCATCAACAGCCACAACTACGTCATTAG TGAGTCTGAAGCTTGGTCGGTGCGTCAGCAGTTGTACTCAGAGCAGAACCAGCTGGCTCTCCTGTACCAGGAGGCATCCCAGTGCTCTGACCCTCTGTCCAGCCCAGACCAGGTCTTCACGCCCAGCAGCAGTGGCCTGTCCTCTCAGTCCTTCGACTTCAGCTTCACCACGTCTGGCCGGAGCTCCTCTGAGGAGCTCACTAGTGCCTCTGGGCCATCCAGCATGGCACTTGGCcctgacccccttcagggatttTCTCAGGATGGAGAGAGCCACCTGCAACTGCATGGCAGTCATCAGATGTGGCTTGAAGAAACCAGAGAGCAGCCAAATAGATCATCCATGCCTGTTTCTCCTGAACATCTGACCAACATGAACAATATCCCATCTATTTCTTCAGTTCCCCAAACCCATGCTGTGCCTCCACCCCTTCCTCCATTCAAATCTCCTAAGCGCCAGAGCTCAGAGGAGTATATCTGTACACCCCCCTACACGCCTAGACTAGGAGGGGGAAGTTTCATGTTTGGTGACGAGCCCTTTAAATCAGACCATAGCAAAGTAGGTATTGGCGCTGCAGGTCAAATGAGGCCGTCTATGACCTCAACAAATCACCCAGCGTCCATGTCTGCTGGTGTTGGGTCAACAGTGCCAGTTCAACACTGCCGCAAACGTCTTTACGAGACATTGCCTCCTACTCCCGATAGCCCAGGGAGTGATGAATGTATTATCATGGCATTGCCAGAGATCAGGGGACCTCTGTATGTAGATGTCCCTCATTTCCCATTCCATGGTCCTCTGGAAGGCCTTTTAACCCCAGAGGCCTCACCCACTAAACAACCCCGTTTTAGTTTATTCCCTCAGGTAAaagacaatgagagagagagaatggagatCTCTCTCCTGGCTCAGTATATAAGCACTTTAGCTGAAGGTTTCTGTCACGACCACCCACAAGGCAAATCAGCTCCCCCTAATCACGAATTCACACACAATCCCACTGCTTGTTTTGAGGGGCCAAACTGCTCTTTGTCTCACATTGATGTCTCTATGTTTGAGGAGAAGGCAGTAGATGGTGTCCCTCTTCCAAATCTGTCATCCACCTCCCCCATACCTCCCTCTTCATCCTCACTCTCCTACACTCAGTGTTCCCCTCCTGCCCTAATAAGCTGCAGCTCTCCTGTCCACACACAGGAGGTCAGTCTGATTGGTGTACACCACCTCTGTAGCGTCCAATCGACATACTGTAATTGCAGGGCAGAGGGTGGGTTGCAGGAAGCAGAGCGAACAGATGAGGGAAAGGCTTTCACAGAGAGTGTGATGGACACGGAGATGATGtctccagtgatgtccttcactGTCCCAGCCTCCCCAGGGTCCGCCTCAGCTCCAGGCCTTCCTGCCCTCACCCCTGCTCTGCCTTGTGCCCAGTCCCTCCTAGAGGAACTGGTCACCATGGAACCTGTGTTTGGGGCAGCTGCCCCAATGTCACCTGCCATGAGGCAACAAGCTGAGTTGTAT
- the LOC127428905 gene encoding neuronal PAS domain-containing protein 4B-like isoform X1 — translation MYRSTKGASKARRDQINAEIRNLKDLLPISDADKARLSYLHIMSLACIYTRKSVFFSQVAARHDVSASPLSLPELSELVHTLPGYLLLLTSEGKLLYLSDNVAEHLGHSMVDLVAQSDNVYDIIDPADHFIMRGNLVPVTTTDTDRLFRCRFSTSKFVRRQGSGNKLTLVRARCLPPPFHASSYWTSNPVWVCFCYPLESHVPHLSSASNPLPTPPAEQSFLLACFQSQHSRDMRIHAAQDSISMYLGYGIETLRSRSWYSLIHPRDLSHASAQHCALLHEGGERQVEMVVQVEAADHSWVWLYIVLHLETGEYPINSHNYVISESEAWSVRQQLYSEQNQLALLYQEASQCSDPLSSPDQVFTPSSSGLSSQSFDFSFTTSGRSSSEELTSASGPSSMALGPDPLQGFSQDGESHLQLHGSHQMWLEETREQPNRSSMPVSPEHLTNMNNIPSISSVPQTHAVPPPLPPFKSPKRQSSEEYICTPPYTPRLGGGSFMFGDEPFKSDHSKVGIGAAGQMRPSMTSTNHPASMSAGVGSTVPVQHCRKRLYETLPPTPDSPGSDECIIMALPEIRGPLYVDVPHFPFHGPLEGLLTPEASPTKQPRFSLFPQVKDNERERMEISLLAQYISTLAEGFCHDHPQGKSAPPNHEFTHNPTACFEGPNCSLSHIDVSMFEEKAVDGVPLPNLSSTSPIPPSSSSLSYTQCSPPALISCSSPVHTQEVSLIGVHHLCSVQSTYCNCRAEGGLQEAERTDEGKAFTESVMDTEMMSPVMSFTVPASPGSASAPGLPALTPALPCAQSLLEELVTMEPVFGAAAPMSPAMRQQAELYQLPHQDGHQIFYQDGTSDHMF, via the exons tAGCGGCACGTCATGATGTGAGCGCGAGCCCCCTGTCTTTGCCGGAACTCTCGGAGCTCGTGCACACGTTACCGGGATATCTGCTCTTGCTGACTAGTGAAGGAAAACTCCTGTATCTTTCGGACAACGTCGCAGAGCACCTCGGCCATTCCATG GTGGATCTGGTCGCTCAGAGTGATAACGTGTACGACATTATAGACCCAGCCGACCACTTTATCATGAGAGGCAATCTTGTGCCAGTCACCACAACTGATACAG ACCGCCTCTTTCGTTGCCGATTCAGCACTTCAAAGTTTGTGAGGAGGCAGGGATCAGGGAACAAACTGACACTGGTACGAGCGCGCTGCCTGCCACCTCCCTTCCACGCTTCCTCCTACTGGACCTCCAACCCAGTGTGGGTGTGTTTTTGCTACCCCCTGGAGTCCCATGTCCCACACCTTTCTTCAGCCAGTAACCCTCTTCCCACCCCACCTGCTGAGCAATCGTTCCTCCTGGCCTGTTTCCAGTCACAGCACAGCAGAGACATGAGAATCCATGCAGCTCAGGACAG TATAAGCATGTACCTTGGTTATGGCATAGAGACTCTGCGCTCCCGCTCGTGGTACAGTCTGATTCATCCTCGCGATCTCTCCCATGCATCTGCACAGCACTGCGCCTTAT TGCATGAGGGTGGTGAGAGGCAGGTGGAGATGGTGGTCCAGGTAGAGGCAGCTGACCACTCATGGGTCTGGCTTTACATTGTTCTTCATCTGGAGACTGGAGAATATCCCATCAACAGCCACAACTACGTCATTAG TGAGTCTGAAGCTTGGTCGGTGCGTCAGCAGTTGTACTCAGAGCAGAACCAGCTGGCTCTCCTGTACCAGGAGGCATCCCAGTGCTCTGACCCTCTGTCCAGCCCAGACCAGGTCTTCACGCCCAGCAGCAGTGGCCTGTCCTCTCAGTCCTTCGACTTCAGCTTCACCACGTCTGGCCGGAGCTCCTCTGAGGAGCTCACTAGTGCCTCTGGGCCATCCAGCATGGCACTTGGCcctgacccccttcagggatttTCTCAGGATGGAGAGAGCCACCTGCAACTGCATGGCAGTCATCAGATGTGGCTTGAAGAAACCAGAGAGCAGCCAAATAGATCATCCATGCCTGTTTCTCCTGAACATCTGACCAACATGAACAATATCCCATCTATTTCTTCAGTTCCCCAAACCCATGCTGTGCCTCCACCCCTTCCTCCATTCAAATCTCCTAAGCGCCAGAGCTCAGAGGAGTATATCTGTACACCCCCCTACACGCCTAGACTAGGAGGGGGAAGTTTCATGTTTGGTGACGAGCCCTTTAAATCAGACCATAGCAAAGTAGGTATTGGCGCTGCAGGTCAAATGAGGCCGTCTATGACCTCAACAAATCACCCAGCGTCCATGTCTGCTGGTGTTGGGTCAACAGTGCCAGTTCAACACTGCCGCAAACGTCTTTACGAGACATTGCCTCCTACTCCCGATAGCCCAGGGAGTGATGAATGTATTATCATGGCATTGCCAGAGATCAGGGGACCTCTGTATGTAGATGTCCCTCATTTCCCATTCCATGGTCCTCTGGAAGGCCTTTTAACCCCAGAGGCCTCACCCACTAAACAACCCCGTTTTAGTTTATTCCCTCAGGTAAaagacaatgagagagagagaatggagatCTCTCTCCTGGCTCAGTATATAAGCACTTTAGCTGAAGGTTTCTGTCACGACCACCCACAAGGCAAATCAGCTCCCCCTAATCACGAATTCACACACAATCCCACTGCTTGTTTTGAGGGGCCAAACTGCTCTTTGTCTCACATTGATGTCTCTATGTTTGAGGAGAAGGCAGTAGATGGTGTCCCTCTTCCAAATCTGTCATCCACCTCCCCCATACCTCCCTCTTCATCCTCACTCTCCTACACTCAGTGTTCCCCTCCTGCCCTAATAAGCTGCAGCTCTCCTGTCCACACACAGGAGGTCAGTCTGATTGGTGTACACCACCTCTGTAGCGTCCAATCGACATACTGTAATTGCAGGGCAGAGGGTGGGTTGCAGGAAGCAGAGCGAACAGATGAGGGAAAGGCTTTCACAGAGAGTGTGATGGACACGGAGATGATGtctccagtgatgtccttcactGTCCCAGCCTCCCCAGGGTCCGCCTCAGCTCCAGGCCTTCCTGCCCTCACCCCTGCTCTGCCTTGTGCCCAGTCCCTCCTAGAGGAACTGGTCACCATGGAACCTGTGTTTGGGGCAGCTGCCCCAATGTCACCTGCCATGAGGCAACAAGCTGAGTTGTAT